A portion of the Bacillota bacterium genome contains these proteins:
- a CDS encoding copper transporter — translation MIDLRTHVISLVAVFLALGIGLLLGLSLADRQPVTQTQQGLITRLESQYDRLRGENESLAGRVQQLSQSLAQEQQAHGELLDLLVGGRLQGLRVALFDLGSPDEESAVRSLLEQAGAQVTLVATFLGPLEPPRSSDWEAWSAALGLPADDRQGLEQAAVQALVAQLGTPLQAPGPGGGRVDGPLFARLAIEEGLLRASVFQPGPYDAALVLVGLDGFSSRQAADLAGGLLAALRQNGVRAVAAEPSTLQPSVVTPLARTQGVSSVDDIDHVAGQVSAVYLLGGLASGSYGTKPGTQAPYPALVAPPVSPAAPAQGGSGG, via the coding sequence TTGATCGATCTGCGCACACACGTCATCTCCCTGGTGGCCGTCTTCCTGGCGCTGGGGATCGGTCTCCTCCTGGGCCTCTCGCTGGCCGACCGCCAGCCCGTCACGCAGACGCAGCAGGGGCTGATCACCCGCCTGGAGAGCCAGTACGACCGCCTGCGCGGCGAGAACGAAAGCCTCGCCGGCCGCGTGCAGCAGCTGAGCCAGTCGCTGGCCCAGGAGCAGCAGGCGCACGGCGAGCTCCTCGACCTGCTGGTGGGCGGGCGGCTCCAGGGCCTGCGCGTCGCCCTCTTCGACCTGGGCTCGCCGGACGAGGAGAGCGCCGTCCGCTCGCTGCTGGAGCAGGCCGGCGCCCAGGTGACGCTGGTGGCCACCTTCCTGGGCCCCCTCGAGCCGCCGCGATCCAGCGACTGGGAGGCCTGGTCGGCCGCCCTCGGCCTCCCGGCCGACGACCGGCAGGGGCTAGAGCAGGCGGCGGTGCAGGCCCTGGTGGCGCAGCTGGGCACGCCGCTCCAGGCGCCGGGACCCGGGGGCGGCCGCGTCGACGGACCGCTCTTCGCGCGCCTCGCCATCGAGGAAGGGCTCCTCCGCGCCAGCGTCTTCCAGCCCGGTCCCTACGACGCCGCGCTGGTCCTGGTGGGGCTGGACGGCTTCTCCTCGCGCCAGGCGGCCGACCTGGCCGGCGGCCTGCTGGCCGCCCTGCGCCAGAACGGGGTGCGCGCGGTGGCCGCCGAGCCCTCGACGCTCCAGCCGTCGGTGGTGACGCCGCTGGCCCGGACGCAGGGCGTCTCCAGCGTCGACGACATCGACCACGTGGCGGGCCAGGTGAGCGCCGTCTACCTGCTCGGCGGCCTGGCCAGCGGCTCCTACGGCACCAAGCCGGGCACGCAGGCGCCCTACCCGGCGCTGGTCGCGCCCCCCGTCTCGCCTGCCGCGCCCGCGCAGGGGGGAAGCGGGGGATGA
- the spoIVB gene encoding SpoIVB peptidase, whose amino-acid sequence MRRPAKRALYAAFLAGLLLLAGGTPQLLRWASFPSAIWTGEGSRLTLLAPLEGRIDAGVPGRYTARLPLLPWFQAASRPVTVHVMPPVEVVPGGESVGVMLRARGAVVQSLASGADSPARAAGLRPGDVLLAADGRRLEGIDALVQAVQAAGRSGRPLRLQVQRGPAVLTLEARPRKIDGQYRLGVWVRDSAAGVGTVTFYDPATRTVAALGHRVSDEHGDPYPMRDGKFVTALVSGVQPSRQGQPGEKVGVFLNVQHPLATIRANTAFGVFGRLAGRPPAKPAVPVAWEDQVHPGPAEMITVVQGLRPEAFRVEIERVIHSDQPSARSFILRVTDPRLLHATGGIVQGMSGSPVLQDGRLVGAVTHVFIHDPTRGYGVFAQWMLEQGGLLQGGAERSMAS is encoded by the coding sequence ATGAGACGACCCGCGAAGCGGGCGCTCTACGCCGCCTTCCTCGCCGGACTCCTCCTCCTGGCGGGCGGGACGCCGCAGCTCCTGCGCTGGGCCTCCTTCCCGTCCGCCATCTGGACCGGCGAGGGCAGTCGCCTCACCCTCCTGGCACCGCTGGAAGGCCGCATCGACGCCGGCGTACCCGGCCGCTACACGGCAAGGTTGCCCCTTCTGCCGTGGTTTCAGGCAGCCAGCCGCCCGGTGACCGTCCACGTCATGCCCCCGGTGGAGGTGGTGCCGGGCGGCGAGTCGGTGGGGGTGATGCTCCGGGCCCGGGGTGCCGTCGTCCAGTCGCTCGCCTCGGGGGCGGACTCCCCGGCCCGTGCCGCCGGTCTCCGCCCCGGCGACGTCCTCCTGGCGGCCGACGGGAGGCGGCTGGAAGGCATCGACGCACTGGTCCAGGCCGTCCAGGCGGCCGGACGGAGCGGTCGTCCCCTCCGCCTCCAGGTGCAGCGCGGGCCGGCCGTCCTCACCCTCGAGGCGCGCCCGAGGAAGATCGACGGCCAGTACCGGCTCGGCGTCTGGGTGCGGGACAGCGCCGCCGGCGTGGGCACGGTCACCTTCTATGACCCTGCGACGCGGACGGTGGCGGCGCTCGGGCACCGGGTCAGCGATGAGCACGGCGACCCGTACCCCATGCGGGACGGCAAGTTCGTCACCGCCCTGGTCTCGGGGGTCCAGCCGAGCCGGCAGGGCCAGCCGGGGGAGAAGGTGGGCGTCTTTCTCAACGTGCAGCACCCGCTGGCCACCATCCGGGCGAACACCGCTTTCGGCGTCTTCGGCCGGCTGGCGGGGCGGCCGCCGGCCAAGCCGGCGGTGCCCGTGGCCTGGGAGGACCAGGTCCACCCGGGCCCGGCGGAGATGATCACGGTGGTCCAGGGGTTGCGGCCCGAGGCCTTCCGGGTGGAGATCGAGCGCGTCATCCATTCCGACCAGCCCAGCGCGCGCTCCTTCATCCTCCGGGTGACCGATCCTCGGCTGCTCCATGCGACGGGGGGGATCGTGCAGGGGATGAGCGGCTCGCCCGTCCTCCAGGACGGACGGCTGGTGGGCGCGGTGACCCACGTCTTCATCCACGACCCCACGCGGGGCTACGGGGTCTTCGCCCAGTGGATGCTGGAGCAGGGAGGCCTGCTACAGGGGGGCGCGGAACGCTCGATGGCTTCCTGA
- the spo0A gene encoding sporulation transcription factor Spo0A has protein sequence MCIADDNADFCDLLAEFIESQPDFRLCGVANNGEEILELIEREEPDVVILDVIMPRLDGIGVLEALNARPAGSRRPKVVLLTAFGQENISQRAVALGADYLILKPFTLDILAKRVRQLVRDEIVPASPALTDRHLDIEVSNLLHEMGIPAHIKGYHYLREAILMIVDHVEMLGGVTKELYPAIAKRFDTTPSRVERAIRHAIEVAWTRGNAEAAQRIFGYTIRSERGKPTNSEFIAMLADRLRLESRAG, from the coding sequence ATCTGCATCGCGGACGACAACGCCGACTTCTGCGACCTGCTGGCCGAGTTCATCGAGTCGCAGCCCGACTTCCGCCTCTGCGGCGTGGCCAACAACGGCGAGGAGATCCTGGAGCTGATCGAGCGCGAGGAGCCGGACGTGGTCATCCTGGACGTGATCATGCCCAGGCTCGACGGCATCGGCGTGCTCGAGGCGCTCAACGCCAGGCCCGCGGGCAGCCGCCGCCCCAAGGTGGTGCTGCTCACCGCCTTCGGCCAGGAGAACATCTCGCAGCGGGCGGTGGCACTGGGCGCCGACTACCTGATCCTGAAGCCGTTCACGCTCGACATCCTGGCCAAGCGGGTCCGCCAGCTGGTCCGCGACGAGATCGTTCCCGCCTCGCCCGCGCTCACCGACCGCCATCTCGACATCGAGGTCTCCAACCTGCTGCACGAGATGGGCATCCCCGCCCACATCAAGGGCTACCACTATCTGCGCGAGGCCATCCTGATGATCGTCGACCACGTGGAGATGCTGGGCGGCGTCACCAAGGAGCTCTACCCGGCCATCGCCAAGCGTTTCGACACCACCCCCAGCCGCGTGGAGCGGGCCATCCGCCACGCCATCGAGGTGGCCTGGACCCGGGGCAACGCCGAGGCGGCCCAGCGCATCTTCGGGTACACCATCCGGTCCGAACGCGGCAAGCCGACCAACTCCGAGTTCATCGCCATGCTGGCCGACCGCCTCCGCCTGGAGAGCCGCGCCGGCTAA
- the recN gene encoding DNA repair protein RecN → MLRALEIRDLALIEVEELEFGRGFHVLTGETGAGKSILVDALSLLLGGRASPELVRAGAARARVAAWLEPPSPEGEERLLVREVSASGRSSARIDDRPVTVATLRQAAARWLAVHGQRETSELLVPSRQRELLDRFGGPALLEARRRFRDLATRLREVRSQLAEADVLERERLSRLDLLRFQVREIEAARLRPGEEEALEREVGRLRHLERLREGAERWLQALQESEEPPAVLVQLGAAARELGELARWDDGLAQPASMLEEAAALAGEAASLLRRYADRLDVEPGALEAAEERLMLLRQLGRKYGGGTAAILDYGERARRELESLEQASYDADALRRRAAALEEEAAAVAAELSRLRREAARRLEDRLPEELAALGMPYARFQVALERRADPEGLPLEGGRFAFHPGGVDEVEFVLAVNPGEKAAPLAEVASGGELSRILLALETVLAEADDRETLVFDEVDAGVGGEAGRAVGERLARLGRSRQVVCVTHLASVAALADVHFYVEKLVEPADGGEAGHAEAGGPALRTRTRVRRLEGEERVREIARMLAGDPARTSSLEHARHLLRQASLWKEQALGA, encoded by the coding sequence CAAGTCCATCCTGGTGGACGCGCTCAGCCTGCTGCTGGGCGGCCGCGCCAGCCCCGAGCTGGTCCGCGCCGGCGCCGCGCGGGCGCGCGTCGCCGCCTGGCTCGAGCCGCCCTCGCCGGAGGGGGAGGAGCGGCTCCTGGTGCGCGAGGTGAGCGCCAGCGGCCGCTCCAGCGCGCGCATCGACGACCGCCCGGTGACGGTGGCGACGCTGCGCCAGGCGGCGGCCCGCTGGCTGGCGGTCCACGGCCAGCGGGAGACCTCCGAACTGCTCGTCCCCTCCCGCCAGCGCGAGCTCCTCGACCGCTTCGGCGGTCCCGCCCTGCTGGAGGCGCGCCGCCGCTTCCGCGACCTCGCCACGCGCCTGCGGGAGGTCCGTTCCCAACTGGCCGAGGCGGACGTCCTGGAGCGGGAGCGCCTCTCGCGTCTCGATCTCCTCCGCTTCCAGGTGCGGGAGATCGAGGCCGCCCGCCTCCGCCCCGGCGAGGAGGAGGCGCTGGAGCGGGAGGTGGGGCGGCTGCGCCACCTGGAACGCCTGCGCGAGGGCGCCGAGCGCTGGCTCCAGGCCCTGCAGGAGTCCGAGGAGCCGCCCGCCGTCCTCGTCCAGCTGGGCGCCGCAGCGCGCGAGCTGGGCGAGCTGGCCCGCTGGGACGACGGCCTCGCCCAGCCGGCCTCCATGCTGGAGGAGGCCGCCGCCCTGGCCGGCGAGGCGGCCAGCCTCCTGCGCCGCTACGCCGACCGCCTCGACGTCGAGCCCGGTGCGCTGGAGGCTGCGGAGGAACGGCTGATGCTCCTGCGGCAGCTCGGCAGGAAGTACGGCGGCGGCACGGCGGCCATCCTCGACTACGGCGAGCGCGCCCGCCGCGAGCTGGAGAGCCTGGAGCAGGCCAGCTACGACGCCGACGCGCTCCGCCGCCGGGCGGCGGCCCTGGAAGAGGAGGCGGCCGCCGTCGCCGCCGAGCTCTCCCGCCTCCGCCGCGAGGCGGCCCGGCGTCTGGAGGATCGGCTCCCGGAGGAGCTGGCGGCGCTGGGCATGCCCTACGCCCGCTTCCAGGTGGCCCTGGAGCGCCGTGCGGACCCCGAGGGCCTGCCGCTGGAGGGCGGGCGCTTCGCCTTCCACCCCGGCGGCGTCGACGAGGTGGAGTTCGTCCTGGCCGTCAACCCGGGCGAGAAGGCGGCGCCGCTGGCCGAGGTGGCCTCGGGCGGGGAGCTCTCGCGCATCCTTCTGGCGCTGGAGACGGTGCTGGCCGAGGCCGACGATCGCGAGACGCTCGTCTTCGACGAGGTGGACGCCGGCGTCGGCGGCGAGGCCGGCCGGGCGGTGGGCGAGCGGCTGGCGCGGCTGGGGCGGAGCCGCCAGGTGGTCTGCGTCACCCACCTCGCCTCCGTGGCGGCCCTGGCCGACGTCCACTTCTACGTCGAAAAGCTGGTCGAGCCGGCCGACGGCGGGGAGGCCGGCCACGCGGAGGCGGGCGGCCCGGCGCTGCGCACCCGCACCCGCGTCCGGCGCCTGGAGGGCGAGGAGAGGGTGCGAGAGATCGCGCGCATGCTGGCCGGCGATCCGGCCCGCACCTCCTCGCTGGAGCACGCTCGCCATCTGCTCCGCCAGGCCAGCCTCTGGAAGGAGCAGGCGCTGGGCGCCTGA
- a CDS encoding glycosyltransferase has translation MSPSLPSLVERAAVVIPAYQEADRIGATVRALRRAGFRELLVVDDGSRDATAARA, from the coding sequence ATGAGCCCGTCGCTCCCGTCGCTGGTGGAGCGGGCCGCCGTCGTCATCCCCGCCTACCAGGAAGCAGACCGGATCGGCGCCACCGTCCGCGCCCTCCGGCGGGCCGGCTTCCGCGAGCTGCTGGTGGTGGACGACGGCTCCCGCGACGCCACCGCGGCGCGCGCCC